Proteins encoded in a region of the Campylobacter geochelonis genome:
- the rpoD gene encoding RNA polymerase sigma factor RpoD, with product MSTKKPTTKEFFSQVEELFKENQKGYVTHERLIKLFDKAPTATNVKKIESLVDKYNINLISSAEIAKLRNIEDARKKEADAKKFIEDNQDEEFDVTNDNDLLEWSRSDSPVRMYLREMGQIPLLTKEEEVEISKKIELGEDIIIDAFCSVPYLIDFILDYKEPLINRERRVKELFKSFDDEGEEDEIDEEEDEIEEYEEGEEGEAKPAPKKNDKRTLKVIESFKTLEKAKKDWMKYASKNKDEIVADGEDALFARLSLAFKKKILKEKLMDLGPTSKLINEIVKSMETALKSDSEFDKELKRLEYKLPLFSPELKKNHAAILKDITKLTKENIIERVPEATMVSTYMDIKKLFQTKEASKDSFDLEPKKLKEILEQIKRGKNISDDAKGRMARSNLRLVVSIAKRFTNRGLPFLDLIQEGNIGLMKAVDKFEYKKGYKFSTYATWWIRQAISRAIADQARTIRIPIHMIETINRISKINRKYLQEEGKEPDIHVIAEEVGLSVDKIKQVIKITKEPISLEAPIGNEDDGKFGDFVEDKSSLSPMDHILKNDLKEQIDDVLDQLNEREKAVIRMRFGLLDDESDRTLEEIGKELNVTRERVRQIESSAIKKLKHPKVGRKLKNYIEG from the coding sequence ATGTCTACCAAAAAACCTACCACTAAAGAATTTTTTTCTCAAGTCGAAGAGCTTTTTAAAGAGAACCAAAAAGGCTATGTAACACACGAAAGGCTTATAAAGCTTTTTGATAAAGCACCAACGGCTACAAATGTCAAAAAAATCGAGTCTTTAGTAGATAAATACAACATAAATTTAATCTCTTCAGCCGAGATAGCAAAACTAAGAAACATAGAAGATGCTAGAAAAAAAGAGGCTGATGCTAAGAAATTTATAGAAGATAATCAAGATGAAGAGTTTGATGTAACAAATGATAATGATTTGTTAGAGTGGAGTCGCTCTGATAGCCCTGTTAGAATGTATCTTCGCGAAATGGGACAAATCCCACTTCTAACAAAAGAAGAAGAGGTTGAAATCAGCAAAAAAATCGAGCTTGGAGAGGATATCATCATCGATGCTTTTTGTTCTGTTCCATACTTGATAGACTTTATACTTGATTATAAAGAGCCTTTAATCAACCGCGAGCGTCGCGTCAAAGAGCTTTTTAAAAGCTTTGATGATGAGGGCGAAGAAGATGAAATCGATGAAGAAGAAGATGAAATCGAAGAGTATGAAGAGGGCGAGGAAGGCGAAGCAAAACCAGCACCTAAGAAAAACGATAAAAGAACGCTAAAAGTCATCGAAAGCTTTAAAACATTAGAAAAAGCTAAAAAAGACTGGATGAAATACGCTAGTAAAAACAAAGATGAGATTGTAGCTGATGGCGAGGACGCACTTTTTGCAAGACTTAGCCTTGCTTTTAAAAAGAAAATTTTAAAAGAAAAACTTATGGACTTAGGACCAACAAGCAAGCTTATAAATGAAATCGTTAAGTCGATGGAAACTGCCTTAAAAAGCGATAGCGAGTTTGATAAAGAGCTTAAAAGACTTGAGTATAAACTACCACTTTTTAGCCCAGAACTTAAGAAAAACCATGCAGCTATCTTAAAAGATATAACTAAACTTACTAAAGAAAATATCATCGAAAGAGTTCCTGAAGCTACGATGGTATCGACTTATATGGATATAAAAAAGCTTTTTCAAACAAAAGAAGCGAGCAAAGATAGCTTTGATTTGGAGCCAAAAAAACTAAAAGAGATTTTAGAGCAAATCAAACGCGGAAAAAACATCTCCGATGATGCCAAAGGCAGAATGGCTCGCTCAAACTTACGGCTTGTTGTAAGTATAGCAAAACGCTTTACTAACCGTGGGCTACCGTTTTTAGATCTTATACAAGAAGGAAACATCGGTCTTATGAAAGCGGTTGATAAATTCGAGTATAAAAAGGGATATAAATTCTCAACTTACGCCACGTGGTGGATAAGACAAGCCATAAGCAGAGCAATCGCAGATCAAGCAAGAACGATAAGAATCCCAATTCACATGATTGAAACAATAAATCGTATCAGTAAAATCAACCGAAAATACCTTCAAGAAGAGGGAAAAGAGCCTGATATCCACGTTATCGCAGAAGAAGTCGGACTAAGCGTTGATAAGATAAAACAAGTTATCAAAATCACAAAAGAGCCAATCAGCCTTGAAGCGCCAATCGGCAATGAAGATGATGGTAAATTTGGAGACTTTGTTGAAGATAAAAGCTCACTTTCACCGATGGATCATATACTTAAAAACGACTTAAAAGAGCAGATTGATGATGTGTTAGATCAGCTAAATGAGCGAGAAAAAGCGGTTATTAGAATGCGTTTTGGGCTTCTTGATGATGAGAGCGATAGAACTCTTGAAGAGATAGGAAAAGAGCTAAATGTAACTAGAGAGCGCGTAAGACAAATCGAAAGCTCAGCGATAAAAAAACTAAAACACCCAAAAGTCGGTAGAAAACTTAAAAACTACATCGAAGGCTAA
- a CDS encoding AzlC family ABC transporter permease yields MSFKTIFKYTIPVMLGYIPLGAAYALLATQIGLKEWQIVLMSFVVYAGSGQFLLVTLFSAGATLVEIFVATFLLNLRHIFYTTTLLEDILKLKNKFYVMFALTDESFALLKTLKIDDENKDKTYFYIVFLNQIYWIVGTILGIVVGKNLQIDYSGIEFSLVALFVVLAIELFKSNKNYKILFISLFLGIFGMIFLPDKFMLITTLVIGFIILLAFRKSL; encoded by the coding sequence TTGAGCTTTAAAACCATATTTAAATACACGATTCCAGTTATGTTAGGATACATTCCACTTGGCGCTGCTTACGCATTATTAGCCACGCAAATTGGGTTAAAAGAGTGGCAAATCGTGCTTATGAGTTTTGTTGTTTATGCTGGAAGTGGGCAGTTTTTGTTAGTTACTCTTTTTAGCGCTGGGGCTACTTTGGTTGAGATTTTTGTGGCGACTTTTTTACTAAATTTAAGACACATTTTTTACACAACAACGCTTTTAGAAGATATTTTAAAACTCAAAAATAAATTTTATGTGATGTTTGCGCTAACTGATGAGAGTTTTGCGTTACTTAAAACACTTAAAATCGATGATGAAAACAAAGATAAAACTTACTTTTATATCGTGTTTTTAAACCAAATTTATTGGATAGTTGGTACGATTTTAGGCATCGTTGTCGGTAAAAATTTGCAAATTGATTATAGTGGGATTGAGTTTTCTCTTGTTGCTTTGTTTGTCGTGCTTGCGATTGAGCTTTTTAAGAGTAACAAAAACTATAAAATTCTTTTTATTTCGCTATTTTTAGGCATTTTTGGAATGATATTTTTACCAGATAAATTTATGCTTATAACTACTTTAGTGATTGGTTTTATCATTCTTTTGGCGTTTAGGAAGAGCCTATGA
- a CDS encoding branched-chain amino acid transporter permease codes for MSEILNTQILTTSSSLLILLAIFVASLATFLTRSLAYFFLKNRKNSQWLLFLQKNSGLFIMVVLVFYALNGTSFSAYPYGAPEILAILFVFLSHILFKNPLLSIVLSTIFYMVIIKFIN; via the coding sequence ATGAGTGAGATTTTAAATACTCAAATTCTAACTACAAGCTCATCACTTTTGATATTGCTAGCAATCTTTGTTGCTAGTTTGGCTACATTTTTAACGCGCTCGTTGGCATATTTTTTCTTAAAAAACAGAAAAAACAGTCAGTGGCTTTTGTTTTTGCAAAAAAACAGCGGACTTTTTATCATGGTTGTTTTGGTCTTTTATGCGCTAAATGGGACAAGTTTTAGCGCTTATCCATACGGAGCGCCTGAAATTTTAGCTATTTTATTTGTCTTTTTATCGCATATTTTGTTTAAAAATCCGCTTTTAAGTATAGTTTTATCAACTATTTTTTATATGGTGATTATAAAATTTATTAACTAA
- a CDS encoding DUF4405 domain-containing protein, producing the protein MKIKQIYATTPTIATFIIVAITGVLMYFSIKSATIKEVHEILGMAFVVFSLLHIISNLKPFKNYFKGYKFAFIGVVIVVCAVFLFMPQNTQPNPSKQVYKQILSVNLDKVLALYDVEFKELQTSLKSKNIELLTDKNSIANIAKSANSNDRIIINEIIRLSKD; encoded by the coding sequence ATGAAAATCAAGCAGATTTATGCTACAACTCCAACCATAGCCACTTTTATCATAGTTGCCATCACAGGCGTGTTAATGTATTTTAGCATCAAATCAGCCACTATAAAGGAAGTTCACGAAATTCTAGGTATGGCTTTTGTAGTTTTTTCGCTGCTTCATATCATCTCAAATTTAAAACCATTTAAGAACTATTTTAAGGGATATAAATTTGCATTTATAGGCGTTGTTATCGTTGTTTGTGCAGTTTTTCTTTTTATGCCACAAAATACACAGCCAAATCCTTCAAAACAAGTTTATAAACAAATTTTAAGTGTAAATTTAGATAAAGTTCTTGCGCTTTATGATGTTGAGTTTAAAGAGCTTCAAACAAGCTTAAAATCAAAAAATATCGAGCTTCTAACAGATAAAAATAGTATCGCAAACATAGCTAAGAGCGCGAATTCAAACGATAGAATTATCATAAATGAGATTATAAGATTATCTAAAGATTAG
- a CDS encoding LysE family translocator: MDWVLFITTFLFASYLPGINMSLALSLSLNIGYKKTMFMILGGVFGLGFVSLVCAVGVGALIITKPEIFEILKVVGGIYILFLSYKMFMANSKFKDVKAVKPLSNLELFVQGFMTCNINPKAWIFLATLLPPFLDRENPINLKMFILIFIIMLIEFLSYNTYALGGLAFKKLMSKHVQVVEKISAFLMGVIGIWIIFE, translated from the coding sequence TTGGATTGGGTTTTGTTTATCACGACATTTTTGTTCGCGTCGTATCTGCCTGGCATTAATATGTCTTTAGCGCTTAGTTTATCTTTAAACATCGGCTATAAAAAGACCATGTTTATGATACTTGGTGGAGTTTTTGGGCTTGGTTTTGTTAGTTTAGTTTGTGCTGTTGGAGTTGGAGCTCTTATCATAACAAAGCCAGAAATTTTTGAAATTTTAAAAGTGGTTGGCGGAATTTATATCTTGTTTTTATCTTATAAAATGTTTATGGCAAATTCTAAATTTAAAGATGTCAAAGCGGTAAAACCATTATCAAATTTAGAGCTTTTTGTGCAAGGATTTATGACTTGCAACATCAACCCAAAGGCGTGGATATTTTTAGCGACACTTTTGCCGCCGTTTTTAGATAGAGAAAATCCTATAAATTTAAAGATGTTTATACTTATCTTTATCATCATGCTAATCGAGTTTTTATCATATAACACCTACGCGCTTGGCGGGCTTGCGTTTAAAAAGTTGATGTCAAAACATGTGCAAGTTGTTGAAAAAATTTCAGCGTTTTTGATGGGTGTGATTGGAATTTGGATAATTTTTGAGTAA
- a CDS encoding 3-isopropylmalate dehydratase small subunit encodes MAKAWKFSDNIDTDIIIAARYLSTSDGEILARHIMEDADKDFYTKISKGDIIVAGENFGCGSSREHAPIALKAAGISAVIAKSFARIFYRNSFNTGLLILECAKTDEIKEGDELEIDVNNGVIKNLSQKTEYKFEPIPPFMQELLDAGGLMNYAKKAI; translated from the coding sequence ATGGCAAAAGCATGGAAATTTAGCGATAACATCGATACAGATATCATCATAGCGGCTCGCTACTTAAGCACATCTGATGGTGAGATTTTGGCTCGTCATATTATGGAAGATGCGGATAAAGATTTTTATACAAAAATTTCAAAAGGCGACATTATCGTTGCTGGAGAAAACTTTGGTTGTGGAAGTAGTCGCGAACACGCTCCAATAGCGTTAAAAGCAGCTGGCATAAGTGCTGTGATAGCTAAAAGTTTTGCTAGAATTTTTTATAGAAATAGCTTTAACACTGGACTTTTGATTTTAGAATGTGCTAAAACAGATGAGATAAAAGAGGGTGATGAGTTAGAAATCGATGTAAATAACGGCGTTATTAAAAATTTAAGCCAAAAAACAGAGTATAAATTTGAGCCAATTCCGCCATTTATGCAAGAGTTGTTAGATGCTGGCGGTTTGATGAACTACGCTAAAAAAGCGATATAA
- the leuB gene encoding 3-isopropylmalate dehydrogenase: protein MKRYNVCVIKGDGIGPEIIDEAIKVLDVASNKFGFEINYEYFLMGGAAIDVFGEPLPKETLQNALNSDAVLFGAIGGEKWDKLERHLRPESGLLKLRKELGVFANLRPAVIFDELIDASSIKPEILRGVDIMVVRELTGGIYFGQPREITKDRAFNTMVYTADEIKRISKIAFEAALKRRKKVTLVDKANVLETSQLWREVVVEVAKEYPEITLEYMYVDNAAMQLVRSPGQFDVLLTENLFGDILSDEASMVCGSIGLLPSASIGGKVGIYEPIHGSAPDIAGQGIANPIATILSAAMMLRYAFDETAAADCIESAIKAVLKDGYRTRDIASYGAKEICSTEEIGTIISDYVRNDER, encoded by the coding sequence ATGAAAAGATATAATGTTTGTGTTATAAAAGGCGATGGTATCGGGCCTGAGATTATCGATGAGGCGATAAAAGTGCTTGATGTTGCTTCAAACAAATTTGGCTTTGAGATAAATTATGAGTATTTTTTGATGGGTGGGGCTGCGATTGATGTTTTTGGCGAGCCTTTGCCAAAAGAGACTTTGCAAAATGCGCTAAATTCAGACGCAGTACTTTTTGGTGCGATTGGCGGAGAAAAATGGGATAAGCTTGAAAGACATCTTCGCCCAGAAAGCGGACTTTTAAAGCTTAGAAAAGAGCTTGGAGTTTTTGCAAACTTGCGTCCGGCTGTAATCTTTGATGAGTTGATTGACGCTTCTAGTATAAAACCAGAAATTCTAAGAGGCGTTGATATCATGGTAGTTCGTGAGCTAACTGGTGGAATTTACTTTGGGCAACCAAGAGAAATCACCAAAGACAGGGCATTTAACACTATGGTTTACACAGCTGATGAGATAAAAAGAATAAGTAAAATCGCCTTTGAAGCGGCTTTAAAAAGACGTAAAAAAGTAACATTAGTCGATAAGGCAAATGTGCTTGAAACTAGCCAACTTTGGCGTGAAGTTGTGGTTGAAGTAGCAAAAGAATATCCAGAAATAACACTAGAATATATGTATGTAGATAACGCTGCAATGCAACTTGTTAGAAGTCCAGGGCAGTTTGATGTGCTTTTAACTGAAAATCTTTTTGGCGATATTTTAAGCGATGAAGCAAGTATGGTTTGTGGTTCGATAGGATTGCTTCCAAGTGCGAGTATAGGTGGAAAAGTTGGAATTTATGAGCCGATTCACGGAAGCGCTCCAGATATCGCAGGGCAGGGTATCGCAAACCCAATCGCTACTATTTTAAGTGCAGCGATGATGTTAAGATATGCGTTTGATGAAACAGCCGCGGCTGATTGTATAGAAAGTGCGATAAAAGCGGTCTTAAAAGATGGTTATAGAACAAGAGATATCGCAAGCTATGGAGCTAAAGAGATTTGCTCAACTGAAGAGATAGGCACGATTATAAGTGATTATGTAAGAAATGACGAGCGATAA
- a CDS encoding CiaD-like domain-containing protein — MRLEEMTKLIIQELKAVNEGVIDDKNESLDTKKGENTSLNLDKKENLTMNSESLNSKIEPDESLNLKNISKLSKEQGTSSVEKEINLNEKPHSSVSNALLKDEEKVMMLNNNTKNGDLKTSIKDDESASLAKEKKEEIDELYAKIQALKEEQKEFLLSVQERILVLFEGLNNFDKGDIEARVELNLKFMEFLLATIDNKLKNL; from the coding sequence ATGAGACTTGAAGAGATGACAAAACTTATCATACAAGAGTTAAAAGCTGTAAATGAAGGTGTTATTGATGATAAAAATGAGAGTTTAGATACTAAAAAAGGTGAAAATACTAGCCTAAATTTAGATAAAAAAGAGAATTTAACCATGAATTCAGAGTCTTTAAATTCAAAAATAGAGCCAGATGAAAGCTTAAATTTAAAAAATATATCCAAACTCTCCAAAGAGCAGGGTACAAGCAGTGTAGAAAAAGAGATAAATTTAAACGAAAAACCACATTCTAGCGTATCTAATGCTTTACTTAAAGATGAAGAAAAAGTTATGATGCTTAACAATAACACTAAAAATGGCGATTTAAAAACTAGCATAAAAGATGATGAAAGCGCTAGTTTGGCTAAAGAAAAAAAAGAAGAAATTGATGAGCTGTATGCTAAAATTCAAGCTTTAAAAGAGGAGCAAAAAGAGTTTTTGCTATCCGTTCAAGAGCGAATTTTAGTGCTTTTTGAAGGACTTAATAACTTTGATAAGGGTGATATCGAAGCGCGCGTTGAGCTAAATCTCAAATTTATGGAATTCTTGCTTGCAACTATCGATAACAAACTTAAAAATCTTTAA
- a CDS encoding CCA tRNA nucleotidyltransferase produces MQLSITNLKIFKNKDFIKLKNLLAKHTKRAYFVGGFVRDTLLKKECFDIDIEIYDIDTYKFNHLMEEIGADGVGKNFFVYKYKNFDIALARTENKCGVGHKAFEVAVCNDEKLGAKRRDFTINSIMINIFTGEILDFYGGQDDLKKGILRVVDEKTFVEDSLRVLRAIQFVARFDLSVDKKSFELMKSINLTDLSKDRISSELIKFFRAKNQALGFRLICDLGVDKFLFGVKFIKVEEEKFIKFIEQKAKFIDDEMFFLYALTNFFKLDKIKTLQRLNLAIRYKRIIKEPFFIKLTDKNLMQIALNISLKNWLGLYSKNRIKKAKELGVYNAKFEPKVDIESILKAGFQGKDIANEIKKAQNLEIIKYLAKKKPKFGKI; encoded by the coding sequence TTGCAACTATCGATAACAAACTTAAAAATCTTTAAAAACAAAGATTTCATAAAACTAAAAAATTTACTTGCAAAACATACAAAACGCGCATATTTCGTTGGTGGATTTGTGCGCGATACATTGCTTAAAAAAGAGTGTTTTGATATCGATATAGAAATTTATGATATCGACACATATAAGTTTAACCATCTTATGGAAGAAATTGGCGCTGATGGAGTTGGAAAAAACTTTTTTGTCTATAAATACAAAAATTTTGATATTGCACTTGCTCGCACGGAAAATAAGTGTGGGGTAGGGCATAAGGCGTTTGAAGTTGCGGTTTGTAATGATGAAAAACTTGGGGCGAAAAGGCGTGATTTTACTATAAATTCAATCATGATAAACATCTTCACTGGCGAAATTTTAGACTTTTATGGTGGGCAAGATGACCTAAAAAAAGGAATTTTGCGCGTTGTTGATGAGAAAACTTTTGTTGAAGATAGCCTTAGAGTTTTAAGGGCAATCCAGTTTGTAGCAAGGTTTGATTTAAGCGTTGATAAAAAAAGCTTTGAACTTATGAAAAGTATAAATTTAACTGATTTAAGCAAAGATAGAATTTCATCTGAACTTATCAAATTTTTCCGTGCAAAAAATCAGGCCTTAGGTTTTAGGCTAATTTGTGATTTAGGTGTTGATAAGTTTTTGTTTGGAGTTAAATTTATAAAAGTTGAAGAAGAAAAGTTTATTAAATTTATAGAACAAAAGGCTAAATTTATAGATGATGAGATGTTTTTTCTGTACGCTTTGACTAATTTTTTTAAACTTGATAAGATAAAAACCTTGCAAAGGTTAAATTTAGCTATAAGATATAAAAGAATTATTAAAGAGCCATTTTTTATAAAATTAACTGATAAAAATCTTATGCAAATCGCTCTAAACATTTCTTTAAAAAATTGGCTTGGACTTTATAGTAAAAACCGCATAAAAAAAGCAAAAGAGCTTGGAGTATATAACGCTAAATTTGAACCAAAAGTTGATATAGAAAGCATTTTAAAAGCTGGATTTCAGGGCAAAGATATAGCAAATGAGATAAAAAAGGCTCAAAATTTGGAGATTATAAAATATTTAGCAAAGAAAAAGCCCAAATTTGGTAAAATATAG
- the purU gene encoding formyltetrahydrofolate deformylase, translating to MKDYILKIDCTDEKGLIYRISDIIFKYGLNIDNNSEFVDHEHDRFFFRAVIKTDKDIDESGFCGNLSAVLPKANIIFKEKAKKNVIILATKETHCLGDLLIKFYSGELNANIKAVISNHDSLRDLVEKFNLPYHFISSDDISREEHEKLVLAKMSEYSFDYAILAKYMRILSPNFVNAYEGKIINIHHSFLPAFIGANPYKQAYERGVKIIGATAHFVNNDLDEGPIIAQDITMVNHEMNWQQMREAGRYVEKNVLGKAIDLVLDDRIFIYKNKTVIF from the coding sequence ATGAAAGATTATATACTAAAAATTGATTGCACAGATGAAAAAGGTCTGATTTACCGCATTTCAGACATTATCTTTAAATATGGCTTAAATATCGATAATAACAGTGAATTTGTCGATCATGAGCATGATAGATTTTTCTTCCGTGCTGTTATTAAAACAGACAAGGATATCGATGAGAGTGGGTTTTGTGGGAATTTAAGCGCGGTTCTTCCAAAGGCAAATATTATCTTTAAAGAAAAAGCTAAAAAAAATGTCATCATCTTAGCTACGAAAGAGACGCACTGCTTGGGGGATTTGCTTATCAAATTTTATAGTGGCGAGCTTAATGCAAACATAAAAGCTGTGATTTCAAATCACGATAGTTTAAGAGACTTGGTTGAGAAGTTTAACTTGCCATATCATTTTATAAGTAGTGATGATATAAGCCGCGAGGAGCACGAAAAATTGGTGCTTGCAAAGATGAGCGAGTATAGTTTTGACTATGCTATTTTAGCAAAATACATGAGAATTCTCTCGCCAAATTTTGTAAATGCGTATGAGGGTAAAATCATAAACATCCATCACTCATTTTTACCTGCATTTATAGGCGCTAATCCTTATAAACAAGCATATGAGCGTGGTGTTAAAATCATCGGAGCGACTGCGCATTTTGTAAATAACGATCTTGATGAAGGTCCGATAATCGCTCAAGATATCACTATGGTAAACCACGAAATGAACTGGCAACAGATGCGTGAGGCTGGGCGTTATGTAGAGAAAAATGTTCTTGGCAAGGCGATTGATTTGGTGCTTGATGATAGGATTTTTATTTATAAAAACAAAACGGTGATTTTTTAG
- a CDS encoding tRNA (cytidine(34)-2'-O)-methyltransferase codes for MFNIVLVSPQIPQNTGAIGRLCVNGNLNLHIIKPTIFSLDEKAVRRAGLDYWHKLNPKIWESLDEFLEANSNKFDRFFFATTKSKTPYFEAKFLPGDYLFFGGESTGLPMELMKKKWENAITIPMGKDGRSLNLAISVGIVAYEAIRQNFLNFEGVV; via the coding sequence ATGTTTAACATCGTTCTTGTAAGCCCGCAAATCCCGCAAAACACGGGCGCGATAGGAAGGCTTTGTGTGAATGGAAATTTAAATCTTCACATTATAAAGCCAACTATTTTTAGTCTTGATGAAAAGGCGGTTAGGCGCGCTGGGTTGGATTATTGGCATAAGTTAAATCCTAAGATTTGGGAGAGTTTGGATGAGTTTTTAGAGGCAAATTCTAATAAATTTGATAGATTTTTCTTTGCTACTACAAAGAGCAAAACGCCATATTTTGAAGCTAAATTTTTACCAGGTGATTATCTGTTTTTTGGCGGGGAAAGCACTGGGCTTCCGATGGAGTTAATGAAAAAAAAGTGGGAAAATGCGATAACTATACCGATGGGAAAAGATGGCAGAAGCCTAAATTTAGCCATTAGCGTTGGTATTGTTGCTTATGAGGCGATTAGACAAAATTTTTTAAATTTTGAAGGCGTTGTATGA
- a CDS encoding endonuclease/exonuclease/phosphatase family protein: MKKLLALIFLSIVVFASAFKFDTQSVSNTSNETPKKELKIATFNVENLFDGQNNGNEYSDFKIGKSNWSNEKYLRKLDRLSSLLKELDADIIGLQEIENMQVLSNLAKKSGYKYYEFSKSKNSPFGVGVLSKIKIKNKEIYRVPNVKTRDILRVDFAVSGGEFSVFINHFPAAKNPLNERKAAARVLRNASKDVKNAILLGDFNTDFGSRSLLNEIINDGFIDLWSTISRVKRSSHIANRAIDHILLSESFFQNSYKKDSFKVFLSSKFYDRKNSISDHYPIYFTLNLSFDKGVQNIQTKSNLTQNSSEKSQLNSKANSTLNLSEIYGKSVTSPTLINSAVVTYKDKYGFSIAQSDGRGVYVFDRYSELGVGNMVDLVVYETDFYKNNFQISDFKITKIYDKVVDIAPYTLSQNKLAKARHGDVISSISGDVKDGKFSTKFGEVSIYGIKKKVQNGKNQTFKNAFVTVYKGQKEIVVR; this comes from the coding sequence ATGAAAAAACTACTTGCTTTGATTTTTTTATCTATAGTTGTTTTTGCATCTGCTTTTAAATTCGATACTCAAAGTGTTTCAAACACATCAAATGAAACGCCAAAAAAAGAGCTTAAAATCGCAACTTTTAATGTAGAAAATCTTTTCGATGGACAAAATAATGGCAATGAATACAGCGATTTTAAAATCGGAAAGTCTAATTGGAGTAATGAAAAATACCTTAGAAAGCTAGATAGACTCTCTTCTTTACTTAAAGAGCTAGATGCTGATATCATCGGACTTCAAGAGATAGAAAATATGCAAGTTTTATCAAATTTAGCCAAAAAAAGCGGATATAAATACTACGAGTTTTCTAAAAGCAAAAACTCACCTTTTGGGGTTGGTGTACTTTCAAAAATAAAAATAAAAAATAAAGAAATTTACCGCGTGCCAAATGTAAAAACTAGGGATATTTTACGCGTTGATTTTGCAGTTAGTGGTGGTGAATTTTCTGTATTTATAAACCATTTTCCAGCAGCAAAAAATCCACTAAATGAAAGAAAAGCCGCAGCTAGAGTGCTTAGAAACGCTTCAAAAGATGTTAAAAACGCAATTTTGCTTGGGGATTTTAACACAGATTTTGGTTCGCGCTCTTTGCTAAATGAGATTATAAATGATGGTTTTATAGATCTTTGGAGTACGATAAGTAGGGTAAAAAGAAGCTCGCATATCGCAAACAGAGCGATTGATCATATCTTGCTAAGTGAAAGTTTTTTTCAAAACTCTTATAAAAAAGATAGTTTTAAAGTATTTTTGTCAAGTAAATTTTATGATAGGAAAAATTCCATTTCAGACCACTATCCGATATATTTTACTCTAAATTTAAGCTTTGATAAAGGTGTGCAAAATATACAAACAAAGTCAAATTTGACGCAGAATTCAAGCGAAAAATCACAGCTAAATTCAAAAGCAAATTCTACTTTGAATTTAAGCGAAATTTATGGCAAAAGTGTCACTTCACCAACTCTTATAAACTCAGCTGTGGTTACATATAAAGATAAATATGGCTTTAGCATAGCGCAAAGTGATGGGCGTGGGGTTTATGTTTTTGATAGATATAGTGAGTTAGGTGTTGGAAATATGGTTGATTTGGTTGTTTATGAAACTGATTTTTATAAAAATAACTTTCAGATATCAGACTTTAAAATAACTAAAATTTATGATAAAGTAGTCGATATCGCGCCATATACGCTTTCTCAAAACAAACTTGCTAAGGCAAGACATGGCGATGTTATAAGTAGCATAAGTGGCGATGTAAAAGATGGTAAATTTAGTACTAAATTTGGAGAAGTTTCGATATATGGGATAAAGAAAAAGGTTCAAAATGGCAAAAATCAGACATTTAAAAACGCTTTTGTAACCGTATATAAAGGGCAAAAGGAGATAGTGGTTAGATGA